In a genomic window of Amblyomma americanum isolate KBUSLIRL-KWMA chromosome 4, ASM5285725v1, whole genome shotgun sequence:
- the LOC144129834 gene encoding uncharacterized protein LOC144129834, with protein MNTAALLLLAIAVPRMASVSGYTVHFNLSSEVPFEETEVETSRSRTLSMLPLALLLSGPALALAVGTLKPALLALGLLYLTMFGLTYLPIVGEVLEASFRALGSSVRDSVSPVFGSDLLRAAGLDSDVCRTRAICEITEEAVHKYPTMAAMLRSLTGAVQAQGNDGSVLKGLLGGLSGLGCESLYSSCAHSPFDRLIKSLS; from the exons ATGAATACCGCAGCACTGCTTCTCCTGGCCATCGCGGTGCCTCGCATGGCGAGCGTCAGCG GTTACACCGTACACTTCAACCTGAGTTCGGAGGTGCCGTTCGAAGAAACCGAAGTCGAAACCAGCCGCTCTCGAACGCTTTCCATGCTACCTCTGGCACTGCTCCTATCCGGCCCAGCACTCGCCCTTGCGGTTGGCACTCTGAAGCCCGCGCTCCTGGCACTGGGGCTGCTGTACCTAACTATGTTCGGCCTTACGTACTTGCCTATCGTGGGCGAAGTCCTAGAGGCGAGTTTCCGTGCACTCGGCTCATCTGTCAGGGACAGTGTTTCGCCTGTCTTCGGAAGCGACCTACTCCGGGCGGCCGGCCTGGACTCCGATGTGTGCCGTACGCGAGCCATCTGCGAGATCACGGAGGAAGCCGTGCACAAGTACCCGACTATGGCCGCTATGCTGCGATCCCTGACCGGTGCAGTCCAGGCTCAAGGGAACGATGGGAGCGTCCTCAAGGGCCTGCTGGGGGGACTCTCCGGTCTGGGGTGCGAGTCACTGTATTCGTCGTGTGCTCATTCTCCTTTTGATAGGCTGATCAAGAGCCTCTCTTAA